Part of the Candidozyma auris chromosome 4, complete sequence genome, TATGAGGAACGTGGTGGCGGACATGCAACTTTCTCAACTTGAACTCCGAACCGTTCAACGCGTCAACAGCCCCTCGGGCATCATCCAACGTATCGAAGAACCCGTAGCCCATTCCCAATGGCTTACTCTTagagcttctcaatggGTAAGGCATCAAAGGTATCAAGACCTCCTTGCTGGAGGTGTTAGTATCAGAGGCGAAATTAACAAAGCCTACAAGGGGGGTCATTCACTAACCTGTTGTACGGAGCGAGAAGGGCAAGCAACTCCTCCTCGGTCAGGTGGTAATTAAGATTTAGAATTTGAACTCTGTGAGTCATTTCTGATTGATTGGTATATTTCGTAAAATGTAATATGTGAACAAAATTCCTGGGGGGATCTGCCGTTTATATAGTGAAGGATGcagctttttttgcagccatcagGTACAGGCCCCTCAATGCAAGGTGTCGGGAAGAAACGTAGTGGTTTAgtgataaaaaaaaatacgAAGTGTGGTGGCTTGAATTAAATCTTTTAATAGAAAAGCTTTCCAACCTTCAAGCTGGTATAATGCTGGAAGTCTCGCTTATGCTTTGAATTCCTGAAGGTTGCAAAGGGCCTCACTAAGCGACCAACTGCGGTAGACTGCCTACTAGTTAACATGAAAGAGGTGAGCTAGCAAAAGTGGGTAATTCATCTGACGATCTACATGCTATAGAAGATTATTTGGGCTATTTCTCCACTAAAATACTCCCTGTGAGGTGTCCACGAATCACTCAGACTATGGTAGTAGAGAATAGGAAGAAAAATGCTCACTGTAGCAAAAGATTAAGTATCATCAAAACTGAATGAGTGTGCAGCGAGGTATCATGTTGTTGCCTGGAACTGAAAGCCGTTGAGATTTATTGCCATaagtttcttctcaaatctATTCACAACATTGGATATGATTTGAATCGCCTTGCTTGCGATAGTCTTGACTTCTTAAAGCGCTCCAAGTACCTAAAGTGGAGGCGTGCAGATTCTATAAGACCAACTAGTTTTGGAGTTATCTCCAGAAATTGCATGCAATTAATTTATTGGCTTCAGTATAAGTATGCTTGCGTTTACCTAGAGATCCCTTTTATTGATGAAATGCCAGACAGGATAAGGATCATGTTCACTTATGTGGATTCCTCACCAATGGTCTCTAATGATATTAATCTACAGTGCTGGCGAGACTAATGAAACAGAGCTCTTCATCCACTTGGCTCTAATTCCTCGGGGTGTTAACAGTGTTTGGACTGCTTTCATAAACTGCTTGAAATAGCCAAGTCACGCTGGAGGGATTCCATTTATGATAGCTATTCCCAATAATTGGTGACAAATTAAAATGGAAACTTCTCGAGACCTTGGATTTTGAGTAGATGATATTCTAGTCCTTCAGAAAGGGTTTTATGTTCCTCAAGGtcctttctcttttgccaTAGTATTTGCCTAAACTACCTGACGTGCCTCTAAGGTGAGCCCGAACGATGCTTTAAATTCGATCACACCATAGGTCAAAGGTAATTATATCAAGACATTGATGCTCCTTGAAGTATCAATTCCGGTCAACTACTTGGACTTCGAATTTGAGGAGAACTACGCTGAGTTTGGACAAACCTTTCAAGCTACGCACTAAGTCCAGGATGACATTATTTTATACCATTAGATACTTAAAGAAAACCGCTTATTTGTTCTCTCTCTCGGCGGCCAAAGCCTTGGCAGTACCACGCAAAGCGTATCTGTGGTTTCTTCTGAACTTGGCGTCCACGTTTCTCAAAGATCTGTATCTGTGAgtctttggcttcttgataCCGTTCTTGTGGGCCTTCTTGTTCTGGTTGTGGTTGGTGTGGTTCTTAGACTTAGCCATTTTCTAGATGTTAGTAAGTAGTTGGGAGATTGCTGTTGACGTAAAGTGCACCAGTGGTGAACAAGATTTGCATTGTAAAAGACAATCAGAATTGACGTTTCTGGGGACAGCGAGAAAGCTCTTTCGATTCTGATAACATGACTATTTCACCGACATCTCTTTAGTTCACCTTGACGTTTCATGGGTCCTGAGTTCGACATACCGATTTCTATGTGCTGAAAGAAAGGGATTAATCCAGATGCGTTAGGCTTTTTCTCACTGTAGTGGGAGCGAAAATTTTGAGGCAGGTGTGCAGGTGGGCAGCAGTCACCGAGGTCACGTGGTTGGCTTATCAGATACaggcttctttgaattgCAGTGTAATTTTCGTAAGCGTCCCGGGACTTTAAATTCAATTTATCGTTTCGTGACATGATCTGAGTCCATTATGCCTCAGTATACGGGTCGACCTACCTACCCCGGTTGGTGATACTGTATGCAGTACATTTAATCTGAGCAAGTACTTCAaacggctgcaaatcaAGAGTGGAAGTGAACATACGTCGTTTAATACGATACGAAACACATAGCTTCTACGATCATGTGAGTCCAAAAGAGAGTTGCTGTCTAGCTACCAGACGTGTACTGGTGATCCGGCTCAACCTTATCCCAAAAATATCATTCCTGTAATCTAAGTAATCTTCCTAATACTCTAAGCACGTGGCTGGGCAGCTTCCAAAGCTCTGGCCCTTTTGGCGACCTTGTCATTGTGCTTTTTACCCATAACACCACCACCCCAGTGCTTACGGTGCTCTTCATACTTCTCAATGAAGTTGGCGTTGATGGTAGAAACCAACTTGGACAATTCCGCCTCGTCCTCAGCAATCACTTCTGTCAAAGCAGCCACAGAGGAAGTCTTCTTGTGAACCAAAGTACCCAATCTGGCCTTGCCCTTGACAATGGCGTATGGCACACCCATCTTTCTGCACAAAGCAGGCAAGAAGATGACCAACTCAATTGGGTCAACGTCATTGGCAATCAACACCAACTTagctttcttgttctcaatgAGAGAGACAACGTGGTTCAAACCGTACTTGACAACGACTGGCTTTGGAGAGACGTCGTGAGCCTTCTTGCCTTCAGCAATGGCGGCAGCCTCTTTGGTCaatctctccttcttttcagcAGCAGTCTCTGGTctgtacttgttgaacaacttgaaggtCTGAGTGGCGGTGTTCTTGTCCAAGACGTTTTGAAACTGGGCAATGGCAGGAGGAACCTTCAACCGCATCGACAAGATCTTTTTCTGTCTTTGCAATCTGACGTACTGAGGCCATTTCACAAATCTAGAcaagtttctctttggTTGGATGTCCTGGCCAATGCCGTAgttcttctttctggaCTCAAAAAGCGGGTTAGTTGGGGCCTTGACGGTCTGGCCTTTAGCGGCCAATGGGGCTGGGGCAACTTTCTTGGAGGGCTGTGTCATTGAGAATAGTTAGTGTCTGAGCTTTGTTCTCCATAAACTTTCAACGAACAAGTCATCTTAACCATATCTCTACAGTATCACGAAGGATACTCAGCCTTTGCACCAAGAAGTGGAAACACATTCTTGTTACAACAGGTCACATGATGTGATTTGTTGAGCCAAGGCAAGCCATTAAAAATATAATAACTGCCGTTTGGCGACATTTCTGTCAGTAAATTGACAAGGCTCGATAAAAGGGTTGCAAAGGGACAAAGCTACGGTCCTTGTCAAACCCCTCGAGGAGCCCTGCCAAAGAAAGGGATCCACTTCCTGGTGCCGTAGAGGCAGATAAGGAAGATCGTCTTAGTTTACCTTTGGAATGAAACGTACCATTTCGGGGAAAAGAGTAGTTAGTAGGTATTGaaggttgaaaaattttccACCCGCACTTAAGAGAATTGTGGGTAATGTGAGTAATATGCACAccggttgcaaaatgggtCCGCTATCTTCCATCAAAAGGCATGTGTTGTCTCGTGTTCATCGACTAGTGGAAAATCTAGACGCTCAAAAATCGTCACAATCGATAAAATCAAGCTACTTATTACCCTCACACTGTGATCGTATCTCTAAGCGTTACATGGATAACTTTATTCGTCACTCTATTGACTTTAGAAGAGCATACTCCATGGACTAAGGTAAACTGAATTTTAGAAGAAGGGAGATTTCAAGTGTATGACCTTTTTAAATGCTATCGCTTGACCGATTATTTGGAAGACATTCCGGATGAAGAGGGTACTTTTGACAGAATTACAATCTTCTGGGCCCCGAATGAAATCTTTGTGACATAAATGCCCAATGGTACGCTGTCTAGCGGTTTAAATACCAGGATTCCCATCTTATTCTCAAAATTTGATAAAATGAAGAGGATAGGTGTGGTAGTAAGAAGCTGTATATACTCCTTGATTTAGTGAGGACATCGGATGTGATAACATCATGACGCGAAGACCCTCGAATCTTGAGTTTGCTAGAAGAGATGGAGGATACATCTCAAACGAAAAGGATCGATGATTCAACTTACTTGTTTTCACCGTTGACAACCTCAAATGTAGGGGAGGTCCTAGCAATGGTACTAACTAATTTCTGATACCAGTGGCTACTTTAGAACGCCTCATCAAGGCCAGTTGCTTTGAACGATATTAAACAGCCAACTTGCAATCTGGAATTTGTGCATCCTGACTCACTTTCGTGGACTAGGTTCAAGCGGAAAATAAGGTAACTTATCAGTTGAGTTCCGTGCTATCGCTCTCGATGCAGTGCCCGGAATAAGACACCTTCATAGCTGGAATCTGCCACTGAGTTCAAAAGTTGCATGAAAATTTCATCCTAAGCGAATCTTAAATACTACCGACTACTTTTAGCTTCTTTCGGTCTGGCATTTTTCTCTATACCATTAGCTTTCTTTGTCATTGTTCGCAAGGTCCAAGGACTCAAACTGTTGAAGTTCTACCGGTTCTATATCGCGGAAAACAAATATCAAGGCATCTTTTCCACCACCATGTTTAGCTACTCCCAAATGGTG contains:
- the RPL82 gene encoding 60S ribosomal protein eL8 encodes the protein MPSKKVAPAPLAAKGQTVKAPTNPLFESRKKNYGIGQDIQPKRNLSRFVKWPQYVRLQRQKKILSMRLKVPPAIAQFQNVLDKNTATQTFKLFNKYRPETAAEKKERLTKEAAAIAEGKKAHDVSPKPVVVKYGLNHVVSLIENKKAKLVLIANDVDPIELVIFLPALCRKMGVPYAIVKGKARLGTLVHKKTSSVAALTEVIAEDEAELSKLVSTINANFIEKYEEHRKHWGGGVMGKKHNDKVAKRARALEAAQPRA
- the RPL29 gene encoding 60S ribosomal protein eL29, which encodes MDSDHKSKMAKSKNHTNHNQNKKAHKNGIKKPKTHRYRSLRNVDAKFRRNHRYALRGTAKALAAERENK